The Pseudomonas sp. IB20 region ACACCTACCTGTTTCGTGGCACGCCGCTGTATATCCAATTGCTGATTTGCTACACCGGGCTGTACAGCCTGGAAGTGGTGCAGGACAACGCCCTGCTCAACCAGTTTTTCCGCAATGCGCTGAACTGCACGCTGCTGGCGTTTGTGCTGAACACCTGTGCCTACACCGTGGAAATCTTCGCCGGGGCGATCCGCAATATTCCCCATGGCGAAATCGAGGCGGCGCGCGCCTACGGTCTACACGGCTGGCGGCTGAACCTGTTTGTGGTGGTGCCCGCCGCGTTGCGCCGAGCGTTGCCGGCCTACAGCAATGAAATGATCCTGATGCTGCACGCCACTTCCCTGGCATTCACCGCTACCGTCGCCGACATCCTCAAGGTGGCCCGCGACGCCAACGCCGAGACGTTCCTGACGTTCCAGGCGTTCGGTATCGCCGCCCTGCTCTACATGCTGCTGTCCTTTGCACTGGTGGGCCTGTTTCGACTGGCCGAACGTCGCTGGATGCGTTTTCTTGTTCCTACCCGAGGCTAACCCATGAATCAGTCCGCGCAGGCTCTGGCTACTTATCCTGTTGATGTAGCGCCTTCTGCACAAACCTTCGCCCACACGGCCGCGATCAAGCTCCAGGTCGAAGGCATTCACAAACGCTACGGCGACCACGAAGTGCTCAAGGGCGTGTCCCTCAATGCGCGCCAGGGCGATGTGATCAGCCTGATCGGCGCCAGCGGCTCGGGCAAAAGCACGATGCTGCGCTGCATCAACTTCCTCGAACAGCCAGACGCCGGGGTGATTACTCTCGACGGCATCAGCATCGAAATGCAGCCAGGCCGCGCCGGCACCCGCGCGCCGCAGCAGGCGCAATTGCAGAACCTGCGCACGCGCCTGGCCATGGTGTTCCAGCACTTCAACCTATGGAGCCACATGACCGTGCTGGAAAACATCACCATGGCCCCGCGCCGCGTGCTGAATGTCAGCGCGGCCGAGGCAGAAAAACGCGCGCGCATGTACCTGGACAAAGTCGGCTTACCGGGCCGTGTGGCAGACCAATACCCGGCGTTTCTCTCCGGCGGCCAGCAACAGCGCGTGGCCATCGCACGGGCGCTGGCGATGGAGCCGGAAATCATTCTGTTCGACGAACCAACGTCAGCGCTGGACCCTGAACTTGTAGGAGAAGTCCTCAAAGTCATACAGACGTTGGCCGAGGAAGGTCGTACCATGCTGATGGTCACCCACGAAATGGGCTTTGCCCGCCAGGTGTCCAGCCAAGTGCTGTTCTTGCACCAGGGCCGTGTCGAGGAGCAAGGCGGCGCCGAGATTCTCGACCACCCCAGCAGCGAGCGCTTGCAGCAATTTCTTTCCAATCGTTTGAAGTGAACTCATGGATACCAAGGCCAACGGACCCCACTCTTCCCCTGCGCTGGACCGCATCGATGAGGCCATCATCGACGTGTTGCGGCACCAAGGGCGTATCACCTACGAAAAACTCTCGTCGCTGGTGCATTTGACGCCCAGGCCCTGCCTGGAACGGGTGCGCAAATTGGAACGACGCGGCGTGATTCGCGGTTACGGGGCGATCATCGATGTGCAGATGGTCTCGCCGGGGCTGTCGCTGCTGGTGCTGGTGGCCTTGTCCAATCAGAGCGGGCGCTCGGCGCAGAAGGCTTTCGAGGCGTGCGTCAAAGCTTGCCCGCAGGTGTTCGAATGCCAACTGATCAGCGGGCCGTTCGACTACAGCCTGCGCATGCGCTGCCGCGATATGGAGCATTACCGGGTGCTGACGGAGACGTGGTTGAATAATGACGAGTTGCACATTGATAAGTTGGTGGCGCATCCAGAGTTGGCGGTGGTCAAAAACACCGCGACTGAGCTGGCCTGAACACCGTCCATCGCTATAAATCGCTCCCACGCAGAGCGTGGGAACGACCATCATGTTGCAGTTTGAAACACCACGATGCTATACCGAGCTTACTGCTGATTGGCCGTTTCAAGGATGAACACCATCAAAACGTCATTATTGATTTGCGCACTGTTCACTTGCCTCCTCTCGCCTGCCGCTCAGGCAGCCCCAGCCGGCAGCGACGCTTCAGCCGCGTGGTTTAAGGTAGTCGTCGGGATATTGTCGGGGGCTTCTTGTCAGAATCGCCTGGTGCCTGCAGAACGAGAACGGTGTATTCGCAAAAACCGCGAACAGGCCTGTCGTGATTTCCCGGAGGGCATCGAGAAAGAGAACTGCCTGAAAGAGCTGCCTGGCGTTGCAAGCCAACCCACCCCTTCAGGCACTCAACCTTCCGGCGCCGATTACGCATTGAAGAATGTGATACCTGCCAGCACTCAAGACTTTCGCCCGCCGGTTAAAACCGATGACCTGGATTCGCCGCTGAAGCAGTTCATCAGCCCTCCCGCGCAAAGCCCCACCCCGCGCACGAACTAAACAACAGCTCCCGCATTGATAGGGTTCGCCGCTGAAGCAGTTCATCAGCCCTCCCGCGCAAAGCCCCACCCCGCGCACGAACTAAACAACAGCTCCCGCATTGATAGGGTTCGCAATTCGCTTACCAGGCTTGGCGCCTACAAGCTTCGCCTGCCCATCCTTCTGTTTGCCCGTCCGCGCCTCACTGATCAACCCCGGGATCAACTTACCCTCCGGCAAGTTCTTCCAGAACCGGCTGGGCAAGTGCCCCTCCATTACCTTGGGGTTCAAGCGCGCCGGGTTGAAGATGTGGCTGTAGTAGGTCAGCCACATGGCGCTATGCGGGTCTTCGACATTTTGCGCCAGTTGCTGCCACGCCTCGGGGCACTGCCGTTGATGAATCAACTGCTCACCATCGTAGTAAACCCCATCCAACGGCGTGGCGATCATCCAGCGATGGCGGCCCATGCGCCCGATAAAGTGCTGGCTGGCTGATTTCAATATGTCGTGGGCCGGCTCATGCCAGGCCACGTACTCCGGCAGCTCAGGGCCAGCCTCTGCGGGCACGGCAATAAACCGCACAAATGCATGCAAGTGATGGGCTTCGCGGCTGACCTGCTTGATCCGCCGCTGTAACTCGCTGCCCAGTTTGTCACCTGCCAGCATGGCCGTACGGTCGCCATGACTGACCCGCCACAACACCTCGTAGAGCAAACTCCAACGCTGATCGCCGTGATAGCAAGCCGCCGATTCCAGCAGTTCCAACAAGGCTTTGGGAATCCGCGCCTGGAACGGCCCAAGCTGTTCAGGAATGGACTCGTCGGTGGCAAACAGGTCCGCCACGTGCACCTCACCCCAGCTTACTTTGCTGGGGTCGACCTGATGGCTGAGCAGCCAGCGCGCCTGCTCACGCCAGGTGCTGAACAGGTTGTCGCATTCCAGGCTGATCATCCCCACAACCCCATTTGCTGCGGCTGCGGGCGGTCGCGCAGTTGCTCGCGCAGCAGCACGCTGGTGCTCTCGGCCTGTTGCGGGTGGTAGTCGCTGGTGATGAAAAACGGCTTGGCCTTGGCCAGCACGCAGCGCATGCGCGCCAGGTCTTCGAAACGGATCTTGCGCTCGCGGCGCAGGTCCACCAGGCGCTGAGTGGTGCGCAGGCCGATGCCGGGGATTCGCGCGATCAAGGTCGGTTCGGCGCGGTTCAGATCCAGGGGAAACACCTCGCGATGCTCCAGGGCCCAGGCCAGCTTGGGGTCGATATCCAGCGCCAGATGGCCCGGCCCTTGGAACAGTTCGTTGGCACTGAAGCCGTAACTACGCAGCAGAAAGTCCGCCTGGTACAAGCGGTGTTCGCGCATCAACGGCGGCGCGGCCAGGGGCACGCTTTTCGGGCTGTTGGGGATGGGGCTGAACGCCGAGTAATACACGCGGCGCAGCTTGTAGTTGCCATACAGCGCTTCGGCGCCATGCAAGATGGTGCTGTCGTCGGTGTCGTCGGCGCCGACAATCATCTGCGTGCTCTGCCCGGCCGGAGCGAAACGCGGCGCGCGTGGCTCGTTGAGGACGGTTTGCTCGCCGGTATAAATGGTCTGCATGGCTTGCTTGATCGAAACGATCTGCTTCTCCGGCGCCAGGGTTTGCAGGCTGGCATCGGTGGGCAGTTCGATATTCACGCTGAGCCGGTCAGCATAGCGCCCGGCCTCGGCGATCAGCGCCGGGTCGGCTTCGGGAATGGTCTTGAGGTGAATGTAGCCGCGAAAGTCATGCTCTTCGCGCAGCAGTTTCGCCACCCGCACCAACTGTTCCATGGTGTAGTCGGCCGAACGGATGATGCCGGAACTGAGGAACAGCCCGCTGACGCAATTGCGCCGGTAGAAATCCAGGGTCAGGGTGACCACCTCCTCCGGGCTGAAACGTGCACGGGGCACGTCGCTGGAGCGGCGATTGACGCAGTATTGGCAGTCGTAGAGGCAGAAATTGGTCAGCAACACCTTGAGCAGCGACACGCAACGGCCGTCCGGGGTGTAGCTGTGGCAGATCCCCATGCCATCGGTCGAACCCAGGCCGGCTTTGCCCTCGGAGCTGCGCTTGGGCGCGCCACTGCTGGCGCAGGAAGCGTCGTACTTGGCGGCGTCGGCGAGGATGCTGAGTTTTTCGATCAATTGCATGGAGGGCTACCGATACTGGTTTTTTGTACAGTATCAGCGAGCCCCCGATGTCACAAGTGTTGCCTGTCAGCTCGCAGTGGCGAGCAACACGTCCTGCACCGAACGCGCTTTGCCACGGTGACGGTCATGCTCATACAACGACGCCGCAATCTCATCCGCGCGAATCGGCAGTACCGACAGCAAGGTATCGCTCAACCCATGGCTGGCCTGGCTGAAGCCCTGGATATAGATGCCGGCCTTGCAGCGCTCGTCGGTGACGATGCGGTAGTCGCGCGCCACCTCGAAGTCGCCCATGTAGGCTTCCAAGGGTGCCAGCAGTTCGCGGTGCATCTGGCGTTCGTAGCCGGTGGCCAGGATCACGGCATCGTAATGGCTGACACTGGTTTCGCCGCTGGCGTTGTTGCGCAAGGCCAGTTCGATGCCCAGCGGGCTGGCGCTGGCTTTCTCGACCACGGTCATGGTGCGGAAAGCCTGGCGAGCAACGCCGGAGACTTTCTGGCGATAGAAAATGCCATAGATGCGCTCGATCAGGTCCAGGTCCACCACCGAATAGTTGGTGTTCTGGTATTCAGCCACCAGGCGCTCGCGCTCGGCGCCGACTTGCTGGAACACCAGGTCAGTAAACGCCGGCGAGAACACTTCGTTGACGAACGGGCTGTCATCGGCGGGCTTGAGCGCCGAACCGCGCAGGATCATGTCGACCTGCACCGATGGGAAGCTGTCGTTGAGGTCGATAAAGGCTTCAGCCGCGCTCTGACCACCGCCGATGATTGCAATGCGCATCGCCTTGCCTTCAACGCACGGCTGTTGGGCCATACGCGCCAGGTATTGGGAATGGTGGAACACCCGGCCGTCATCCTTGAGGCCTTTGAACGCTTCGGGTACACGCGGTGTGCCGCCGGCGCTGACCACCACCGAACGGGTGGTGCGCACATGCTGGTCACCCTGCGCATCCCGGGAGATCACGCGCAACGCTTCAACCTGTTGCTGATGCAGGATCGGCTCGATGGCCAGCACTTCCTCGCCATAGCTGGCCTGCGGCTGGAACTGCCCCGCGACCCAGCGCAGGTAGTCGTTGTACTCCATGCGGCACGGGTAGAAGGTGCCGAGGTTGATGAAGTCCACCAGCCGGTCGTGGGCTTTGAGGTAGTTGACGAAGGAGTACGGGCTGGTGGGGTTGCGCAAGGTCACCAAGTCCTTGAGGAACGAAATCTGCAGCTCGCTCTGGGTCACCAGGGTATTGCCGTGCCAGCGGTAGTCGGCCTGTTTGTCGAGAAACAGGACGTCCAGTTTGCCCTGGGCTTTTTCGCGCTCCTGCAGGGCGATGGCCAGCGCCAGGTTCGAAGGGCCGAAACCGATACCGATCAGGTCGTGAACCGCGGGCGAAGCAATTGCCTGTGTCATTCCAGTGTCCTCTGGATAAGCCCCTTGGCGGTGGGGCGGGAATACCTTCAAGACCTGAACAACAGGTCATGTGTTGATAGGAAACGAGGACAATGAAATAAAATTTAACTGATCGTTGATCAGTGCGCTTCCCACTCACGCATGCGCACCCGGCAATGCTTCATGGCGTTGACGATATGTTTTTCCACCACGCTGCGGGAAATACTCAGGCGCTCGGCGATTTGCAGGTGGGACAGGCCCTCGAGTTTGCGCAGCAGGAAGCTGTCGCGGCAGGCCGCCGGCAGTTCGGCCAGGGCACGTTCGAGCATTTCCAGGCGTTGGCCCTGATCGTGGCTGACATGCGGTGAACTGGGGGCGAAACGCCCTTCGTTATCGAGCACCTCAAGGGGTTCGCACTGGCGCAAAGCGTTGCGCCGGTGGCCGTCGATCACCAGGTTAAGTGCCGTGCGGTACAAAAACGCGCGCGGTTGGTCGATCGGCGTGTCGCTTGCGCGCTCCAGCACCCGGACATAAGCGTCATGCACCACATCCTCGGCCACCTGACGGTTGCCCAGCTTGGCGTTGAGGAAACACACCAGCTCGCGATAGTAGTTTTCCAACATGACTCCCGGCCGCCAGGGCAGGCGGCATCTAATCCTTGAGTGCTAAAGAAGGCAGGCCATGAATGATGGCAGTTTGAGTACGTGCAATTTATAGTAATTCTCATCTAGTTTTAAAGAAGTCTTGCATTAACGTACGATTTTTTTATTCGATAGAGCTGTTACCGCGTATGTAAACACCTAAATTCTCGGGCAATTTTCTCGTATAACTGTCAGCCCTCCGCCAATGCGGCCTCAATTTCCTGGCTGGAACCAACGCATGAAACGCCCTCGCCCCGCCCGACGCGCCCTGCTTGTTGTCGCGTGCCTGTTCCCCATCCTTGCGGTGGTGGCCTGGCAAGTGCTGCCGCCGGGCCGCGACAGCCTGCCCACGGTCACCGTAACCCGCGGCAACATTGAAAACAGCGTCACCGCACTGGGCACCCTGCAACCACGCCGGTATGTCGACGTGGGCGCCCAGGCGTCCGGGCAGATCCGCAAGATCCACGTGGAAGCGGGTGACCACGTCGAGGAAGGCGAGCTGCTGGTGGAAATTGACCCCGCCACGCAACAGGCCAAGCTCGATGCCAGCCGCTACGCCATTGAAAACCTCAAGGCCCAGTTGCAGGAGCAGAAAGCCCAGCACGAACTCGCCCGCCAGAAATACCAGCGCCAGCAACGCCTGGTTGCAGGCAACGCCACCCGCGAAGAGGACGTGCAAACCGCCAGGGCCGAACTAACTGCCACCCAGGCCCGGGTCGACATGTTCCAGGCGCAGATCCGCCAGGCCCAGGCCAGCCTGCGCAGTGACGAGGCTGAGCTGGGCTATACACGCATCTACGCGCCCATGAGCGGCACCGTGGTGGCGGTGGACGCGCGGGTCGGCCAGACCCTCAACGCCCAGCAACAGACGCCGCTGATCCTGCGCATCGCCAAATTGTCGCCGATGACCGTGTGGGCCGAGGTGTCCGAAGCCGACATCGGCCACGTTAAACCAGGCATGAGCGCCTATTTCACCACCCTCGCCGGCGGCAAACGGCGCTGGACCAGCACCGTGCGCCAGATCCTGCCGATCCCGCCCAAGCCGCTCAATGAAGCCAGCCAGGGCAATGGTAGCCCCAACAGCACCAGCAAAACTGGCAGCGGCCGCGTAGTGCTGTACACCGTGCTGCTGGACGTGGACAACAGCGACAACGCGTTGATGGCCGAGATGACCACCCAGGTGTTTTTCGTCGCCAGCCAAGTCAAGGACGCCCTTACTGTGCCGGTCGCCGCCCTGCTCGGCAGCCAAGGCAGCGACAAGCAGATCGCCCGGGTCGTGGCCAAAAACGGCGCCATCCAGGAACGCGAAGTGCGCCTGGGCATCAGCGACCGCCTGCGGGTAGAAGTGCTGGACGGCCTGAACGAAGGCGATCACCTGCTGATCGGCCCGGCCGACGGCAGCGGAGGTTGATTTGACCACGCCGCTGATTGAACTCAAGAACATCTGCAAATCTTACGGCGGCGGCGACAGCCCGCAGGTCGATGTATTGCGCGGGATCGACCTGTCGATCCATGCCGGAGAGTTCGTCGCCATCGTCGGCGCCTCGGGCTCCGGCAAATCCACGCTGATGAATATCCTCGGCTGCCTCGACCGCCCCACCGTGGGCGACTACCTGTTCGCCGGGGAAAACGTCGCGCACTTGGACAGCGACGCACTGGCCTGGCTGCGCCGCGAAGCCTTTGGTTTCGTGTTCCAGGGTTACCACCTGATCCCGTCGGGCTCGGCCCAGGAAAACGTCGAGATGCCGGCGATCTATGCCGGCATCAGCGCCGCCGAACGCCACGCCCGCGCCAAGGCCCTGCTCACCCGCCTGGGCCTGGCTGACCGTACCAACAACCGCCCGCACCAGCTCTCCGGTGGCCAGCAACAGCGCGTCTCGATTGCCCGCGCACTGATGAACGGTGGGCATATCATCCTCGCCGACGAACCCACCGGTGCCCTCGACAGCCACAGCGGCGCCGAGGTGATGCTGCTGCTGGATGAACTGGCAAACCAGGGCCACGTGGTCATTTTGATTACCCACGACCGCGAAGTCGCGGCGCACGCCAACCGCATCATCGAGATCAGCGATGGCCTGATCATCAGCGACTCAGCGCGCAGTGACACCCACGTGCCCGTCACGGCCAACAGCGACGCATTGCAAGCCGTGGACCTGCGCCAGCGCCTGGCCGACGGGGCCGAACACAACGGCGCCTGGAAAGCCGAACTGCTGGACGCGGTGCAAGCGGCCTGGCGGGTGATGTGGATCAACCGCTTCCGCACCGCGCTGACGCTGTTGGGGATCATCATCGGCGTGGCGTCGGTGGTGGTGATGCTGGCGGTGGGCGAAGGCAGCAAACGCCAGGTCATGGCGCAGATGGGCGCGTTCGGTTCCAACATCATCTACCTCAGTGGTTCATCGCCTAACCCGCGTACGCCGCCGGGCATCGTAACCCTCAACGACGTCGCGGCCTTGGCGGAACTGCCCCAGGTCAAGCGCATCATGCCGGTCAACGGTAGCTACGCCGGGGTGCGCTTCGGCAACCTGGACTACCTGGCGTACGTGGGCGGCAATGACGTCAACTTCCCGGAGATTTTCAACTGGCCGGTGGTTGAGGGCAGCTACTTCACTGCGGCCGACGAACGGGCCGGGGCTACGGTCGCGGTGATCGGCCATCGTATCCGCGAGAAACTGTTCAAGAACGTCGCCAGCCCGCTTGGCCAATACATCTTGATCGAAAACGTGCCATTCCAGATCATTGGCGTGCTGGCGGAAAAAGGCTCCAGCTCCGGCAGTGAAGACAGCGACGACCGTGTCGCCATCCCCTACACCGCCGCCAGCGTGCGCCTGTTCGGCACCTATAACCCCGAATACGTGGTAATTGCCGCCGCCGATGCGCGCAAGGTGCATGAGGCCGAACAGGCTATCGACCAGTTGATGCTCAAACTGCACAACGGCAAGCGTGACTACCAACTGACCAACAGTGCGGCGATGATCCAGGCCGAGGCGCGCACGGCGAACACGCTGTCGTTGATGCTCGGTTCGATTGCGGCAATTTCCCTACTGGTGGGCGGGATCGGCGTGATGAATATCATGCTGATGACCGTGCGTGAACGCACCCGCGAAATTGGCATTCGCATGGCCACCGGTGCGCGTCAGCGCGACATCCTGCGCCAGTTTCTCACCGAGGCGGTAATGCTCTCGGTGGTCGGCGGTCTGTGCGGCGTCGCATTGGCGCTGCTGGTCGGCGGCGTGCTGGTGCTGGCCGAAGTGGCCGTGCAGTTTTCCCTGGTGGCGGTATTGGGCGCATTTGGCTGTGCGCTGGTCACCGGTGTCGTATTCGGCTTTATGCCGGCCCGTAAAGCTGCCCGGCTCGATCCGGTTAAGGCGTTGACCAGTGAATAAACAAACCCTCACACCGCGCTTGTCGGTGCTCAGCCTGTGCCTGTTGCTCAACGCCTGCGCCGGTAACCCGCCTGCCGTCGACAGCGGCATTGCGCCGCCTGCTGCGTGGCAATACGCCGAGCGAGAGGCAGCCCAGGCGACCAACCAGCGCTGGTGGACACAATTCGGCAGCCCGCAACTCAACCGCCTGATCGATCAGGCGCGGCGTGACAGCTATAACGTGGCCGCCGCCATGGCGCGGGTGCGCCAGGCCCAGGCCAGTGCCGTGATTGCCGGCGCGCCCTTGTTACCCGAGGTGAATTTCAACCTCACCGCCAGCCGTCAAAAGCTGCTGCGCGGCAGCGGCAACTCGACATTGGATGCCACGCAAAGCGACAAGACCGTCGACAGCTTCGGCGCCAATCTGACGGCCAGCTATGAAGTGGATTTCTGGGGTGGCCGCGCCGCCGCCCGCGATAGCGCCGTGCAAACCCTGCGCGCCAGCGAATTCGACCAGGCCACGGTAGAGCTAACCCTGCTCAGCAACGTGGCCGACCGCTACGCGCAAACCCTCGCTGCACGCCAACAACTACAGATCGCCGCGTTGAACCTGGCGAACGCGCGCAATGTGCTCGACCTGGTGCAAACCCGCTTCGATGCCGGCTCCGCCACTGCCCTGGAACTGGCCCAACAGAAAAGCCTGGTGGCCAGCCAGCAACGGCAACTGCCGCTGATTCAGCAAGTGGCGCAAGAATCGCAGATCACGCTGGCCGCCCTGCTCGGCCAGCCCGTGCAAGCCCTCAACCTGGGTACCGAGCCGTTCCAGGCGCTGACTTGGCCGACCATTGGCCCGGGCGTGCCCAGCCAACTGCTGAGCCGTCGCCCTGACCTGGCCCAGGCCGAAGCACAGCTGGCCGCGGCCAGTGCCGACGTCACGGTGGCACGCGCGGCGATGCTGCCCACAGTGACCTTGGGCGCGACCCTGGGCTCAGGTTCGGACAAGGCCGCAGACATTTTACGCAGCCCGTTCTACACCCTGACCTCGGGCCTGGTGGCGCCGATTTTCAACAATGGCCGTTTAAGCGCCGAACGCGACAAGGCTCGCGCGCGCCAGGACGAGCTGCTGCAAACCTATCGCGGCGCAATCATCAATGGCTTTGCCGACGTGGAGAAATCCCTCAGCAGCATCACGCGCCTGGATGAGCAGCGCCAATGGCAAGCCGAAGAATTGCTGCAGGCCCAGACCGCCTTCCAGATCGCCGAAAGCCGCTACCAGGCGGGTGCCGAAGATTTGCTGACTGTGCTGGAAACCCAACGCACGCTGTACGCGGCCCAGGACTTGAACGTGCAACTGCGGCTGTCACGCCTGCAAGCCAGCATTGCGCTGTACAAAGCATTAGGCGGCGGCTGGAACGCCGACACCCGATAACAAAACTCCGATTTCCTACACAAACCGTTTAATAAACCTACATTCGTCTACCCCTGGTACTTGGTAAAAAGCCGTCCTCAGACGTCTGCCCGGTACCTCTAGATGAAACCCAGCGTTTTTGTAAAAAGCCTGGCGTGCCTCTGCCTCTGGCTGATCGCAGGCCGGGGGTTTGCCGAGCCCCTGATCGCGCCCACCGCGATTGACTGGCTGTTGGATTGCCCCTTCCCCGCCTTTCACCAACCGGACCCCGAGGTGCTGGATCGCACCCAATGCGGCAGCGTGAGCGTGCCCCGCGACTATGCCGCGCCCAAGCGCGGCAACGTGCGCCTGGCCCTGACCCGTGTCGGCGCCCGGCACCCGCTCAACCGCGAAGGCGTGGTGTTCATCCAGGCCGGCGAGCCGCAAAAAGGCCAAGGCGTTACCTTTGCCATCCATTTGGTCAGCCGCTGGGAGTCCTACGCCACCCAGGCCTATCGCACCTTGACCAACCGTTATGACGTGATTGAACTGAGCGCCCGCGACCTGAGCGAGGAATCCGGAGTCGAGCAAGCTGCGCGAGATATGGAATTTGTACGCGCACAACTGGGCGAGGCGCAGCTCAACTACCTCGGCAACGCCGATGCCACCCGGCTCGGCAGCCGCTATACGGCGTTGTTTCCCGAGCGCGTCGCACGCATGGTCTTGGTCAACGCCGGGCGAGCTGAGCCACCGCCCACCGGCGTCGAG contains the following coding sequences:
- a CDS encoding ABC transporter permease, with protein sequence MIELFQQYGLAYLFSDGAGLSGVAMTLWLFIISVVAGFALSIPLALARVSEHFWLRWPVEVYTYLFRGTPLYIQLLICYTGLYSLEVVQDNALLNQFFRNALNCTLLAFVLNTCAYTVEIFAGAIRNIPHGEIEAARAYGLHGWRLNLFVVVPAALRRALPAYSNEMILMLHATSLAFTATVADILKVARDANAETFLTFQAFGIAALLYMLLSFALVGLFRLAERRWMRFLVPTRG
- a CDS encoding MacB family efflux pump subunit — translated: MTTPLIELKNICKSYGGGDSPQVDVLRGIDLSIHAGEFVAIVGASGSGKSTLMNILGCLDRPTVGDYLFAGENVAHLDSDALAWLRREAFGFVFQGYHLIPSGSAQENVEMPAIYAGISAAERHARAKALLTRLGLADRTNNRPHQLSGGQQQRVSIARALMNGGHIILADEPTGALDSHSGAEVMLLLDELANQGHVVILITHDREVAAHANRIIEISDGLIISDSARSDTHVPVTANSDALQAVDLRQRLADGAEHNGAWKAELLDAVQAAWRVMWINRFRTALTLLGIIIGVASVVVMLAVGEGSKRQVMAQMGAFGSNIIYLSGSSPNPRTPPGIVTLNDVAALAELPQVKRIMPVNGSYAGVRFGNLDYLAYVGGNDVNFPEIFNWPVVEGSYFTAADERAGATVAVIGHRIREKLFKNVASPLGQYILIENVPFQIIGVLAEKGSSSGSEDSDDRVAIPYTAASVRLFGTYNPEYVVIAAADARKVHEAEQAIDQLMLKLHNGKRDYQLTNSAAMIQAEARTANTLSLMLGSIAAISLLVGGIGVMNIMLMTVRERTREIGIRMATGARQRDILRQFLTEAVMLSVVGGLCGVALALLVGGVLVLAEVAVQFSLVAVLGAFGCALVTGVVFGFMPARKAARLDPVKALTSE
- a CDS encoding ABC transporter ATP-binding protein translates to MNQSAQALATYPVDVAPSAQTFAHTAAIKLQVEGIHKRYGDHEVLKGVSLNARQGDVISLIGASGSGKSTMLRCINFLEQPDAGVITLDGISIEMQPGRAGTRAPQQAQLQNLRTRLAMVFQHFNLWSHMTVLENITMAPRRVLNVSAAEAEKRARMYLDKVGLPGRVADQYPAFLSGGQQQRVAIARALAMEPEIILFDEPTSALDPELVGEVLKVIQTLAEEGRTMLMVTHEMGFARQVSSQVLFLHQGRVEEQGGAEILDHPSSERLQQFLSNRLK
- a CDS encoding efflux RND transporter periplasmic adaptor subunit; the protein is MKRPRPARRALLVVACLFPILAVVAWQVLPPGRDSLPTVTVTRGNIENSVTALGTLQPRRYVDVGAQASGQIRKIHVEAGDHVEEGELLVEIDPATQQAKLDASRYAIENLKAQLQEQKAQHELARQKYQRQQRLVAGNATREEDVQTARAELTATQARVDMFQAQIRQAQASLRSDEAELGYTRIYAPMSGTVVAVDARVGQTLNAQQQTPLILRIAKLSPMTVWAEVSEADIGHVKPGMSAYFTTLAGGKRRWTSTVRQILPIPPKPLNEASQGNGSPNSTSKTGSGRVVLYTVLLDVDNSDNALMAEMTTQVFFVASQVKDALTVPVAALLGSQGSDKQIARVVAKNGAIQEREVRLGISDRLRVEVLDGLNEGDHLLIGPADGSGG
- a CDS encoding Lrp/AsnC family transcriptional regulator codes for the protein MDTKANGPHSSPALDRIDEAIIDVLRHQGRITYEKLSSLVHLTPRPCLERVRKLERRGVIRGYGAIIDVQMVSPGLSLLVLVALSNQSGRSAQKAFEACVKACPQVFECQLISGPFDYSLRMRCRDMEHYRVLTETWLNNDELHIDKLVAHPELAVVKNTATELA
- a CDS encoding lysine N(6)-hydroxylase/L-ornithine N(5)-oxygenase family protein, which produces MTQAIASPAVHDLIGIGFGPSNLALAIALQEREKAQGKLDVLFLDKQADYRWHGNTLVTQSELQISFLKDLVTLRNPTSPYSFVNYLKAHDRLVDFINLGTFYPCRMEYNDYLRWVAGQFQPQASYGEEVLAIEPILHQQQVEALRVISRDAQGDQHVRTTRSVVVSAGGTPRVPEAFKGLKDDGRVFHHSQYLARMAQQPCVEGKAMRIAIIGGGQSAAEAFIDLNDSFPSVQVDMILRGSALKPADDSPFVNEVFSPAFTDLVFQQVGAERERLVAEYQNTNYSVVDLDLIERIYGIFYRQKVSGVARQAFRTMTVVEKASASPLGIELALRNNASGETSVSHYDAVILATGYERQMHRELLAPLEAYMGDFEVARDYRIVTDERCKAGIYIQGFSQASHGLSDTLLSVLPIRADEIAASLYEHDRHRGKARSVQDVLLATAS
- a CDS encoding TIGR03915 family putative DNA repair protein, with amino-acid sequence MISLECDNLFSTWREQARWLLSHQVDPSKVSWGEVHVADLFATDESIPEQLGPFQARIPKALLELLESAACYHGDQRWSLLYEVLWRVSHGDRTAMLAGDKLGSELQRRIKQVSREAHHLHAFVRFIAVPAEAGPELPEYVAWHEPAHDILKSASQHFIGRMGRHRWMIATPLDGVYYDGEQLIHQRQCPEAWQQLAQNVEDPHSAMWLTYYSHIFNPARLNPKVMEGHLPSRFWKNLPEGKLIPGLISEARTGKQKDGQAKLVGAKPGKRIANPINAGAVV
- a CDS encoding putative DNA modification/repair radical SAM protein, whose product is MQLIEKLSILADAAKYDASCASSGAPKRSSEGKAGLGSTDGMGICHSYTPDGRCVSLLKVLLTNFCLYDCQYCVNRRSSDVPRARFSPEEVVTLTLDFYRRNCVSGLFLSSGIIRSADYTMEQLVRVAKLLREEHDFRGYIHLKTIPEADPALIAEAGRYADRLSVNIELPTDASLQTLAPEKQIVSIKQAMQTIYTGEQTVLNEPRAPRFAPAGQSTQMIVGADDTDDSTILHGAEALYGNYKLRRVYYSAFSPIPNSPKSVPLAAPPLMREHRLYQADFLLRSYGFSANELFQGPGHLALDIDPKLAWALEHREVFPLDLNRAEPTLIARIPGIGLRTTQRLVDLRRERKIRFEDLARMRCVLAKAKPFFITSDYHPQQAESTSVLLREQLRDRPQPQQMGLWG
- a CDS encoding sigma-70 family RNA polymerase sigma factor → MLENYYRELVCFLNAKLGNRQVAEDVVHDAYVRVLERASDTPIDQPRAFLYRTALNLVIDGHRRNALRQCEPLEVLDNEGRFAPSSPHVSHDQGQRLEMLERALAELPAACRDSFLLRKLEGLSHLQIAERLSISRSVVEKHIVNAMKHCRVRMREWEAH